One genomic region from Sphingobacterium multivorum encodes:
- the gldL gene encoding gliding motility protein GldL — translation MSKKKDNSRWLNVAISWGASIVIIGVLFKILHIGGTTANYMIGIGLGVEAFLFFLMGFNPPAPEPDWTRVYPELDDNFNGELPQRGKTVVAQPAGPSATAALDKMFADANIEPASIENLGRGLRDFSEKVSAINKLSDVSLATEEFTNKLRTATSKFDNLSLAFEKASQNLVAMSNTSGDTSNYHEQVKSLTTNLSQLNAMYERELRDSASHLQSMNKFYENLSFTMQNFNESLDDSKAFKDEVGKLAKNLNALNAIYGNMLSAMNQPRV, via the coding sequence GAAAAAAGACAATTCTAGATGGCTGAATGTGGCCATATCCTGGGGAGCGAGTATCGTCATCATCGGGGTACTATTTAAGATTCTACATATTGGTGGCACCACAGCCAACTATATGATCGGAATCGGTTTAGGTGTAGAGGCCTTCCTTTTCTTTTTAATGGGTTTCAACCCGCCAGCACCAGAACCGGACTGGACCCGCGTTTATCCCGAATTGGACGACAATTTTAATGGCGAGCTTCCACAAAGAGGAAAAACTGTGGTTGCTCAACCGGCAGGGCCATCGGCAACTGCAGCTTTAGATAAAATGTTCGCCGATGCCAACATTGAACCGGCAAGCATTGAAAATCTAGGTCGTGGCCTACGTGATTTCAGTGAAAAGGTATCAGCTATCAATAAACTGTCTGATGTTTCATTAGCCACAGAGGAATTTACGAATAAGCTCAGAACAGCAACTTCCAAATTTGACAACCTGAGTCTCGCTTTCGAAAAAGCTTCGCAAAACCTAGTCGCCATGTCAAACACCTCAGGTGATACATCCAACTACCACGAGCAGGTAAAAAGTCTGACGACCAATCTAAGTCAATTAAATGCGATGTATGAACGTGAGTTACGCGATTCGGCATCACATTTACAATCGATGAACAAGTTTTATGAGAACCTAAGCTTTACCATGCAGAACTTCAACGAATCGCTGGATGATTCCAAAGCGTTTAAAGATGAAGTGGGCAAGCTAGCGAAAAACCTCAATGCCTTGAATGCCATCTATGGCAACATGTTGAGCGCGATGAATCAACCGCGTGTGTAA